In Metopolophium dirhodum isolate CAU chromosome 5, ASM1992520v1, whole genome shotgun sequence, the sequence cacaatacatatcatctaaataaagttttttttatttaactatatgcaCTTACATCATTAAATTATCTGCGTTACAATTGacatatattaataactgttaacttttttttatacaggtaGTTCGGATGAAAATTCCAGCAGTAATCTGGATTTTCCTAGAAGAAAATTTGTGGTAACTTTTTCTTCAgaagaatggaaaaaaataaaacctgatGATGTGCAATACAGACTGCATGATAAAAAACGACCATCACAAAGTTTTAAAACGTACTATGCATTAACCAAAAATCAATGGACACCTATTTTGGCTGAACATTTTTGGGTGCATACACAACTTCCATGCTGCTTATCATTCCGCAAAGCAAATGTTCATCCACATGGAACAAACTTTGTGACCGTATTTGGACGATGTAGTGTATGCAGCTCATGCTTTAAAGGGATTATTTCTGAAAAACCATTAGATAatgaaaagtaatatttttattaaattttaagcaaatttttttcctaaattttgttattccatacaaagttgtacattttaattttattttttacagggTATTAATGCAATGCACGTATACGGGGAATTTTGACATGTTGCACGAGCCAAATAAAAACGCCGTTTGTTGGGAACAGCAAAGGAAAAAGTAATAACAGccattgttcaaaaaaatatgtctagcGCCACACACCGTGAAACAGAAGCTGTACGACTGATGAAAACAGGTGATTTTAGTccgtaataataagtataaaaaaaaatccttttcaggaggagggtgttggagggggagcgttaaatttgaaaaactacaattttattcacCTCAATCTTTTGTAACGTtaggttagtaaaaaaaattaaaatcgttattttagatTAGTAGTGAAGCgattcattttacaatgatgttttttttacgtCTGTGAACAATTTTTAGAGCTGTTATGCTTGAGTCATCGACTTAGGACTTGTTCTGTTAGGAAAGTGAATGTTTGTTCTTTAAAAAGAACAGAAATGCATCCTAATATCCAAGgatgggcaagttaacgattttttttaacttgttaagttaagttattttaaaacaataaagttgagttaagttaaaagttactcatattttttttcgttaactcgttaagttaagaattaactttgaaaaaaaagtaacttaacttagtttaaatttaaaatttgctaatttacaaaaataaaaaattccagatacaaaatatagattattagatagtttttctttacgctcaagaaaattactggggaaatttaaaatgatacatcaaagcaaaaacccattcaaaaatttgcattattcttcggacaaaaattaacttaatatagatacttttgttcaagattaacgtgttacctgttaatcttgaaaaaaagtaacttattaagttaaaagttaatttgaaaaaaaaagtaacgcgttaattaacttaattaaaattcacttaacgttttaacttaattttaacttttaactcgttaatgcccagccttgcagtaatacctacatattcaaaataattggggGAAAAGTAAGGgtacaacaaacatttttacaagaaaaaaaatgttcaaaccatcaatcaaatatttcatattttcaggtTATTCTGAACCACCTATTATACCATCGGGGttatataaatcattgttttaaaacgatctgtcagcctaaacatattttactataggtatatgtatattggtacctatatggtatttctgtaagtaatttatttttctatcagtAGTACCAGGTTGAACTAACTCTTgacaaaaactaattttctatattataaattataatattattttatacgatctTGCTAgatgttattattacctagtcaatagtaaatacaatacaaacataCGGTTTTAATAGATTTGTGGTAGCGAAtagcataaaataaatctaaatattttgaaaatattgtgacGTGCAATAAAGGTGCTTTTAAGTATTCCACTTATATTACttgtataataaaagtattcatgttaatattaattatgttgaaATTTACATATGTAATGTCTTTGGAATTAAATTGgccgtgtattatattttaaattttgaacaatattatattattttgttgtcatggaAATATTCGTTTGGATGTTTATTCATACGACcgattacatattttgaatcagtTTATATTTCGTAACGAACCGCTTaacgaattattttattttctataacataaatataatttaataatcaacttttgaatgtattacttatatcttattgtttaataatttttctataaccTTGCgtgaggtaaaaaaaaaacgctgagGAGTCAaccttataaaaatcaaaaaaagttttgcaaaaCAACGTCACTACGTCAGGACGAGTGCAGAATAACCCGGCTGTTGGAAATTCGCAGAATTACGAGTTTCGCACCCATAGCGGATATCCGTCGAAAGACAACACTCACATGATGGCAGACGACGGAGCATATACGGCAGACGACCCTACGCTGACCGTGGGGCCGAAAATTGTCTGTATCACTGAGCTCTGTGACCAACAACCGTCGGCGACGACATCCACATTGCAGGTGGAGGCCGATCAGAGGACGTTAGATTTAGCACCACTACTATCCCTGTGTCCAAATGACGAACTGTTGGAAGCTCCTGTTGGAATCTTGCAGGAGTGCGATTATCCATCGACAGACAACGTATATATGGTGGACAACAATAAATACACGACGAAAGATGAGCTTGATTCTCACGTGACACCGGTTAAAATCCAGCTGTTAGATGCACTGGCCGCCGATAGCGATTTTGTTCCGGATGAGGCAGCCGAAAGCACGACCATAGTTCCTATAGTCGTGGCCAAAAGTGATGGCGACGGGTTGGAGCCAGCGACAACTACGATCCAAGTAAAGTCAGCGGTGACTGAACAGCTTGATTCTTACGTGGCACCGGTTAGAATCCAGCTGTTAGATGCACTGGCCGCCGATAGCGATTTTATTCCGGATGAGGCAGCCGAAAGCACGACCATAGTTCCTATAGTCGTGGACAAAAGTGATGGCGACGGGTTGGAGCCAGCGATGACTACGACCCAAGTAAAGTCAGCGGTGACTGAACAGCTTGATTCTTACGTGGCACCGGTTAGAATCCAGCTGTTAGATGCACTGGCTGATGTTAACGATTTTGTTCCGGACGAGGCAACCAAAAGCACGACCATAGTTCCTATAGTCGTGGCCAAAAGTGATGGTGACGGGTTGGAGCCAGCGATGACTACGATCCAAGTAAAGTCAGCGGTGACTGAACAGCTTGATTCTTACGTGGCACCGGTTAGAATCCAGCTGTTAGATGCACTGGCTGATGTTAACGATTTTGTTCCGGACGAGGCAACCGAAAGCACGACCATAGTTCCTATAGCCGTGGCCAAAAGTGATGGCGATGGGTTGGAGCCAGCGACGACTGCGGTCCAAGCAAAGTCAGCAGCAGCAGAAAAACCCCGGCAAGGTCGTCGTAGATCATTCTTATCGGCAGTGGGGAGGCGGCTCCTCAAGTTCGGGAGGACGTtatgctgctgttgctgttgcaaATAGTGTGGTAGGTACACCGATACCGCCATATGGTGCGCTCGATTGCATCTGTGAGATGACAACGAGTTGAGAAGACAAGAGGGATGCAAAAAGAGATGTTGACTGGTGTCATCAATccaaaatttaagtttataatttattaaaattcattttgtttaattttcgttttgttgaaaaactttaatattataatgattgttaatttgctcatattatcaaataaacaatGAAGCATaacatatgtaaatattaattatacatgtaaATTTTTACTTCGAATACCgtcaaatttttttctgattgttataaaaaataaaaatgtgagaaataaaaaaaaatgtacataatcataagtaataacaataaaacaaataatataatttaatgtgtacATTCGTCTTGAACactaattactttatatttttatgattattatatttataagtcgtattttattgttgaataagGCCTAACACGGGAGATACTGGACAAATAGAACCATGACAGAGGTatagctaaattgcctatccaTAACGCCGtgtaatcataacaataatattgaaatacacgaagaaaaaaaactaacggCATTACAGAAGAAGataaaagtataac encodes:
- the LOC132944075 gene encoding uncharacterized protein LOC132944075 → MAGRKTVIPSHQIVEAVLKFKDRIITEVNGEKKIIVATDTVWSDISIYLNSLMSKSAIHTFVYKGRHEIKEKLGFCSSPKIDPPEAIFNSSTEYGSSDENSSSNLDFPRRKFVVTFSSEEWKKIKPDDVQYRLHDKKRPSQSFKTYYALTKNQWTPILAEHFWVHTQLPCCLSFRKANVHPHGTNFVTVFGRCSVCSSCFKGIISEKPLDNEKVLMQCTYTGNFDMLHEPNKNAVCWEQQRKK
- the LOC132945667 gene encoding uncharacterized protein LOC132945667, whose product is MADDGAYTADDPTLTVGPKIVCITELCDQQPSATTSTLQVEADQRTLDLAPLLSLCPNDELLEAPVGILQECDYPSTDNVYMVDNNKYTTKDELDSHVTPVKIQLLDALAADSDFVPDEAAESTTIVPIVVAKSDGDGLEPATTTIQVKSAVTEQLDSYVAPVRIQLLDALAADSDFIPDEAAESTTIVPIVVDKSDGDGLEPAMTTTQVKSAVTEQLDSYVAPVRIQLLDALADVNDFVPDEATKSTTIVPIVVAKSDGDGLEPAMTTIQVKSAVTEQLDSYVAPVRIQLLDALADVNDFVPDEATESTTIVPIAVAKSDGDGLEPATTAVQAKSAAAEKPRQGRRRSFLSAVGRRLLKFGRTLCCCCCCK